A window of the Chloroflexus sp. Y-396-1 genome harbors these coding sequences:
- a CDS encoding PrsW family intramembrane metalloprotease, producing the protein MIGFIAAAILSFVPAFIYAAIAYWLDRFEKEPRRLLFGAFLWGAFVATLGAIVWTGLAQASLAIFIGEASAELAGTTLLAPLVEESLKGIAVVIIMLAFPEEFDSRLDGMLYAAITALGFAATENLLYLYFFGYSENGVGGLISLFILRVILGGWGHAVYTAWIGLGLAMFRLHPNRLIRFISPFAGWLLAVCLHALHNTMAVFLAGEFGLTGLGLTLLVDWSSWIVVLGLVIWEIRREQKHIETYLTEEVAAGIISPKHYLAAKSFSGQLRNRMRSKAASRFYEACAELAHKKHHLITGIGDQRNTIARINQLRRELARLAPEVPT; encoded by the coding sequence TACTGGCTCGACCGCTTCGAGAAGGAGCCGCGTCGTCTGCTGTTTGGCGCCTTTCTGTGGGGCGCATTTGTGGCAACACTTGGCGCAATTGTCTGGACGGGTCTGGCACAGGCCTCACTGGCTATCTTTATCGGTGAAGCCTCAGCCGAGCTGGCAGGAACAACGCTCCTGGCACCGCTGGTCGAAGAGAGTCTCAAGGGGATTGCGGTCGTCATCATTATGCTTGCCTTCCCCGAAGAGTTTGACTCACGCCTTGATGGCATGCTCTATGCAGCGATTACTGCACTCGGTTTCGCGGCTACTGAAAATCTGCTTTACCTCTATTTCTTTGGTTACAGTGAAAATGGTGTTGGTGGGCTGATCTCACTCTTCATTTTACGAGTCATCCTGGGCGGCTGGGGGCATGCAGTGTACACAGCATGGATTGGGCTTGGACTGGCAATGTTTCGTCTGCATCCCAATCGGTTGATCCGTTTCATCTCTCCCTTTGCCGGATGGTTGCTGGCGGTTTGTTTACATGCCCTTCACAACACAATGGCAGTCTTCCTGGCCGGTGAATTTGGCCTGACCGGTCTCGGTCTGACCTTGCTGGTTGACTGGTCATCTTGGATTGTCGTCTTGGGGCTGGTCATCTGGGAAATTCGGCGCGAACAAAAGCATATTGAAACGTATCTGACCGAGGAGGTTGCGGCTGGCATCATCTCGCCAAAACATTATCTTGCTGCTAAATCGTTTAGCGGTCAGCTCCGCAACCGTATGCGTAGCAAAGCAGCCAGCCGCTTTTACGAGGCCTGCGCCGAACTGGCCCACAAAAAACACCATCTCATCACTGGTATTGGTGATCAGCGTAACACCATTGCCCGTATCAACCAGCTACGCCGTGAATTGGCCCGCCTGGCGCCAGAAGTACCGACCTAA
- a CDS encoding aspartate aminotransferase family protein, producing MTGERAADIIQADHDYLLQSYVRADFVIERGEGVYLYDSEGRRYLDFVAGIAVNALGYGDRDVLAAINAQAERLIHVSNLYHTRPAIELAKLLVQSSPAFAKAFFCNSGAEAIEGAIKFSRRYARAHFGEGKTTIVAFDGSFHGRTMGAVAITAREKYREPFMPVMPGVRFARYNDLVSLAEVMSDDVCAVVIEPVQGEGGLRAAEPAFIQGVRDLCHRYGALLIFDEIQCGVGRTGTLWAHEQLGVYPDMMTVAKPLAGGLPIGAVLMGQHVADTIHPGDHGTTFGGNPLATAVGTVVFRKISDPSFLNHVRQVSNYFDEALHDFAADHADQVLELRGRGLMRGIRIAGSASAVREAAHRHGLLVATAGEDVIRLLPPLIIQPEHVDEALAGLRAALRS from the coding sequence ATGACCGGCGAGCGTGCCGCAGATATTATTCAGGCCGATCACGACTATCTCTTGCAGAGCTATGTGCGGGCCGATTTCGTTATCGAACGTGGTGAAGGGGTTTATCTCTACGATAGCGAAGGTCGTCGCTACCTCGATTTTGTGGCTGGAATCGCCGTGAATGCGCTCGGTTATGGTGATCGAGATGTACTTGCGGCGATCAATGCCCAGGCTGAACGGCTGATCCACGTTTCTAACCTTTACCACACCCGACCGGCTATTGAGCTGGCGAAGCTGCTGGTGCAAAGTAGTCCGGCCTTTGCCAAGGCATTCTTTTGCAACAGCGGTGCTGAAGCCATCGAAGGTGCGATCAAATTCTCACGTCGCTATGCACGCGCTCACTTTGGTGAAGGCAAAACGACCATTGTCGCGTTCGATGGTAGCTTCCATGGTCGTACTATGGGAGCGGTGGCGATTACGGCTCGCGAGAAATACCGTGAACCCTTTATGCCGGTCATGCCTGGCGTGCGCTTTGCTCGCTACAACGATCTGGTATCACTGGCGGAGGTTATGAGTGATGACGTTTGCGCTGTAGTGATCGAACCGGTGCAGGGTGAAGGTGGTTTGCGTGCGGCTGAGCCAGCTTTCATACAGGGGGTACGCGATCTCTGTCATCGTTACGGTGCGCTCCTGATATTTGACGAAATACAGTGTGGTGTCGGTCGCACCGGTACGCTCTGGGCCCATGAACAGCTCGGTGTATACCCTGACATGATGACTGTCGCGAAGCCGCTGGCCGGTGGTCTACCCATCGGTGCTGTGCTAATGGGGCAACACGTGGCAGATACGATCCATCCTGGCGACCATGGAACAACGTTTGGTGGGAATCCTCTCGCCACTGCGGTCGGAACAGTGGTATTCCGCAAGATTAGCGATCCATCCTTTTTGAACCATGTCCGGCAGGTGAGTAACTATTTCGACGAAGCTTTACACGATTTCGCTGCCGACCACGCCGACCAGGTGCTTGAATTGCGTGGACGTGGGTTAATGCGTGGTATTCGGATTGCTGGTTCGGCTAGTGCTGTTCGAGAAGCTGCCCATCGCCACGGTCTCCTCGTTGCGACAGCAGGTGAAGATGTTATTCGCTTGCTGCCACCGCTGATCATTCAACCAGAACATGTTGACGAGGCGTTAGCGGGTCTGCGTGCAGCGTTGCGTTCCTGA